The Setaria italica strain Yugu1 chromosome IX, Setaria_italica_v2.0, whole genome shotgun sequence genome has a window encoding:
- the LOC101756757 gene encoding apoptotic chromatin condensation inducer in the nucleus gives MSSYPVLNNRPIDQWRVTDLKDELRKRRLPVKGLKEELVRRLFESIQSETAADEASEDVEANADDQLPDANASEETTVTITEVRQESVVHVTQQVEVPTTEVSQEFTISATGGTPSIDVEASLNEASAAKGEVPDSIVGGNLAFEEVQLHTESNNEPVLEKTSDVETNEAVIVNDVSTDVKSDLATSEVKSDATKASKIQEQDSAPAPVDAITSDAGPMDTDVVTAAPVSDDGEKLAPKDDLGDKVSMYDEEHKDSDTMNEDCEPIVSKPNNQVPEVSPDLGSQIKCESISSDLSTNKKNNIEDNLNANNFDLELEVKPKMVEPSSGITPLGGDLQPLDDDKELVKDQSSVEDIDSTANEDSYKKDSPEGSPEKLNLDRSSGDESMEEDVMEIKQVELNMKSDDLRGKTELNSEDVKSVTLPDSVVEASSVDTKEVIAEEKSAASTEKRKLEAEEVVANTEPIKRQRRWTADGAKVPERQTLDQTGSDAPKDVFQPALKRSFGRSDSTASVDSPKERIVPPSQKPATTSLRIDRFVRPFTLKAVQELLGKTGSVQNFWMDHIKTHCYVTFSSVDEAVATRDAVYNLQWPPNNGNKLIAEFVDPQEVKLKIEPPPPPAAPVSPAAAARAPPVQQAQANQNVPRQAATPKEQLPPPPPLAKPPTADPVASARERLPPTPKKPEPPVVTLDDLFRKTQSSPRIYYLPLSEEEVAAKLAAQGKGKKE, from the exons ATGTCATCATATCCTGTGCTAAACAACCGTCCTATTGATCAGTGGAGAGTTACTGATCTGAAGGATGAACTCCGTAAAAGGAGGCTTCCTGTCAAGGGTTTGAAAGAAGAACTTGTGAGGCGACTCTTTGAATCCATTCAGAGTGAAACAGCAGCTGACGAAGCTTCTGAAGATGTGGAAGCAAACGCAGATGATCAGTTGCCTGATGCCAATGCTAGTGAGGAAACTACAGTTACCATTACAGAAGTTCGTCAGGAATCTGTGGTTCATGTCACTCAGCAAGTTGAAGTTCCTACCACCGAAGTTAGTCAGGAATTCACAATTTCTGCCACTGGAGGGACCCCCAGTATCGATGTTGAAGCTTCCTTAAATGAGGCCTCTGCTGCCAAAGGAGAAGTACCTGATTCCATTGTTGGAGGAAATTTAGCATTTGAAGAAGTGCAACTGCATACTGAAAGTAATAATGAGCCTGTTCTTGAGAAGACCTCAGATGTAGAGACTAATGAGGCAGTCATTGTCAATGATGTCAGTACTGATGTGAAGTCAGACTTGGCCACTTCTGAAGTCAAGTCTGATGCCACTAAAGCAAGCAAAATTCAAGAACAGGATTCAGCACCAGCACCTGTTGATGCCATCACTTCAGATGCTGGTCCTATGGATACCGATGTTGTCACAGCTGCACCAGTAAGTGATGATGGGGAGAAACTGGCACCCAAGGATGATTTGGGTGACAAAGTGTCAATGTATGATGAAGAGCACAAAGATTCTGATACCATGAACGAGGACTGCGAGCCCATCGTGTCAAAACCAAATAATCAGGTACCTGAGGTTAGCCCAGATTTAGGGTCTCAAATTAAGTGTGAGTCGATTTCTAGTGATCTATCAACTAATAAAAAGAATAATATAGAAGATAACTTGAATGCTAATAATTTTGATTTAGAACTAGAGGTTAAGCCGAAGATGGTCGAACCATCATCCGGCATTACTCCCTTAGGTGGAGATTTGCAGCCATTGGATGATGACAAAGAGCTGGTTAAGGACCAGTCATCTGTGGAAGACATAGATTCCACCGCTAATGAGGACTCATACAAGAAAGATAGTCCTGAAGGTTCTCCAGAGAAATTAAATTTAGACAGGAGTTCAGGTGATGAGTCAATGGAGGAGGATGTTATGGAAATTAAACAAGTTGAGTTGAATATGAAGTCTGATGATCTCAGAGGAAAGACCGAGCTTAACTCAGAAGATGTGAAATCGGTGACCCTCCCTGATTCTGTTGTTGAGGCTTCCTCTGTTGATACCAAGGAGGTTATAGCTGAAGAAAAGTCAGCAGCTTCAACAGAAAAGAGGAAACTTGAAG CTGAAGAGGTTGTTGCAAACACCGAACCAATCAAGCGGCAGCGCCGGTGGACTGCAGACGGTGCCAAAGTTCCAGAGAGACAAACATTGGATCAAACTGGTTCTGATGCTCCCAAGGATGTTTTTCAGCCTGCTCTTAAACGCTCTTTTGGGAGGTCCGATTCAACAGCTAGTGTAGATTCTCCTAAGGAGCGGATTG TGCCACCGTCTCAGAAACCTGCAACAACTTCTTTGAGAATTGATCGATTTGTACGCCCATTTACTCTGAAAGCTGTGCAGGAGCTTCTTGGTAAAACTGGATCAGTACAAAACTTCTGGATGGATCATATCAAGACTCATTGCTATGTTACG TTTTCCTCGGTTGATGAAGCTGTTGCTACCAGGGATGCTGTTTACAACCTACAGTGGCCCCCAAACAATGGCAATAAGTTGATTGCTGAATTTGTTGACCCTCAGGAAGTGAAGCTCAAGATTGAACCCCCTCCCCCACCAGCTGCTCCTGTTAGCCCAGCTGCCGCCGCAAGGGCGCCTCCTGTTCAACAGGCTCAGGCTAATCAAAATGTGCCGCGCCAAGCTGCTACACCGAAGGAGCAACTGCCACCCCCACCGCCCCTTGCTAAGCCCCCTACTGCTGACCCAGTAGCATCAGCAAGGGAGAGGCTTCCGCCCACTCCAAAGAAGCCGGAGCCTCCTGTTGTGACGCTTGATGATCTCTTCAGGAAGACACAGTCGTCCCCGAGGATCTACTATCTGCCTTTGTCAGAAGAGGAGGTGGCAGCCAAGCTCGCCGCACAAGGCAAAGGGAAAAAGGAATAG
- the LOC101754609 gene encoding F-box protein At5g03100-like, with translation MESAAPRPKKRRSSEALPPTATATPSSEAARTKKTGQEPPAAVAEGEEGSSRGGGVDRISGLPDAILGEIISLLPTKDGARTAQVLASRWAHLWRSAPLNLDCRDLPDDDEVLAVVSRILSAHAGPGRASASPRSTSSTAVPPWIIPGCAPPPSTASRRSTWAAAGDLDRCSSVSGQKLPSSTFRFSATLTVATICRCYGVFPYGAGQMFHFPRLKQLALVHVCISKGSLHNLISGCPALEFLLVDESFGFPCLRINSNTLRGIGVRAARRSQQLVIEDAPCLERLLSADGAGPAGLDVSVKAQAAPKLETIGCAPDWFGRSSRHVFGSTAFQMA, from the exons ATGGAGTCGGCGGCCCCCAGACCTAAGAAGAGGAGATCATCGGAGGCCCTGCCgccaacggcgacggcgacgccgagtTCCGAAGCTGCAAGGACCAAGAAGACAGGCCAAGAACCACCGGCGGCCGTTGctgaaggagaagaaggcagCAGCCGAGGCGGTGGCGTCGACCGCATCAGCGGCCTCCCCGACGCCATCCTAGGCGAGATCATCTCCCTCCTCCCAACCAAGGATGGCGCGCGCACCGCCCAAGTCCTCGCCTCCAGGTGGGCTCACCTCTGGCGCTCGGCTCCGCTCAACCTCGACTGCCGCGAcctccccgacgacgacgaggtccTCGCCGTCGTCTCCCGTATCCTCTCCGCCCATGCTGGCCCCGGCCGCGCTTCTGCGTCCCCGCGGAGCACCTCCTCCACCGCGGTGCCGCCGTGGATTATTCCTGGCTGCGCTCCCCCGCCCTCGACAGCCTCCAGGAGATCGACATGGGCTGCCGCCGGCGATCTGGACCGGTGCAGCTCGGTGAGCGGGCAAAAGCTGCCGTCGTCTACCTTCCGCTTCTCGGCCACCCTCACCGTCGCCACCATCTGCCGGTGTTACGGTGTCTTCCCCTACGGCGCCGGGCAAATGTTCCATTTCCCGCGGCTCAAGCAGCTCGCGCTCGTCCATGTCTGCATCTCCAAGGGCTCACTGCACAACCTCATCTCCGGCTGCCCAGCACTGGAGTTCTTGCTTGTTGACGAAAGCTTTGGCTTTCCTTGCCTCCGGATCAACTCCAATACCCTTCGGGGCATCGGCGTGCGAGCTGCGCGGAGGTCACAACAGCTCGTCATCGAGGATGCCCCTTGCTTGGAGAGGTTGCTGTCCGCTGATGGTGCGGGCCCCGCCGGCCTCGATGTGTCCGTGAAGGCTCAAGCTGCGCCTAAACTGGAGACCATAGGCTGCGCTCCGGATTGGTTTGGCAGATCCAGCAGGCACGTGTTCGGATCCACGGCTTTTCAG ATGGCTTAA
- the LOC101755019 gene encoding FBD-associated F-box protein At4g10400, which yields MEAAAPGAKKRRAEAPETGTSSTPATAATDTPTPEATPIKKTGAHSSQEPPPPGAGGEDGGVDRISGLPDAILGDIISLLPTKEAARTQVLASRWAHLWRAAPLNLDCRDLPEADDEVLAGVVSRILSAHRGPGRLFRVPAHHVHDRAATVDAWLRSPALDNLQEIEFCDHRRPAPEQPPTPPASLFRFSATLRAATICRCHIPDGGPVQGIRFPQLQQLGLVRVRISEGSLHSMISRSSFPALEYLFLDSSHGFRCVRINSTSLRSIGVRTDYYGQDLRCCVLNV from the exons ATGGAGGCGGCGGCTCCCGGTGCGAAGAAGAGGAGAGCAGAGGCGCCGGAGACCGGCACGTCCTCGACGCCGGCGACAGCGGCCACGGATACGCCCACTCCCGAAGCTACACCAATCAAGAAGACAGGTGCACACAGCAGCCAAGAACCACCACCGCCCGGCGCCGGAGGAGAAGACGGCGGCGTGGACCGCATCAGCGGCCTCCCAGACGCCATACTCGGCGACATCATCTCCCTCCTCCCAACTAAGGAGGCCGCACGCACCCAAGTTCTCGCCTCCCGGTGGGCTCACCTCTGGCGCGCCGCCCCGCTCAATCTCGACTGCCGCGATCTCCCGGAAGCCGACGACGAGGTCCTCGCCGGCGTCGTCTCCCGCATCCTCTCCGCCCACCGCGGCCCCGGCCGCCTCTTCCGTGTCCCGGCGCACCACGTCCACgaccgcgccgccaccgtggaTGCCTGGCTGCGCTCCCCCGCCCTCGACAACCTTCAGGAGATCGAGTTCTGCGACCATCgtcggccggcgccggagcaACCACCGACGCCTCCGGCGTCCCTATTCCGCTTCTCGGCCAccctccgcgccgccaccaTCTGCCGGTGCCACATCCCCGACGGCGGCCCCGTGCAAGGGATCCGCTTCCCCCAGCTCCAGCAGCTCGGACTCGTACGGGTTCGCATCTCCGAGGGCTCGCTGCACAGCATGATTTCCAGGTCCAGCTTCCCTGCCCTGGAGTACTTGTTTCTTGACAGCAGCCATGGCTTCCGTTGCGTCCGGATCAACTCCACCAGCCTTCGAAGCATCGGCGTCCGAACCGACTACTATGGCCAGGACCTCCG TTGCTGTGTGCTCAACGTGTAG
- the LOC111258492 gene encoding uncharacterized protein LOC111258492 — protein MAAPKLETLGSLSNWPSKLSRSRHVFGSTVFQGLDLVSFTSAVRGVKILSVDLLIGNLDMVIGLMKCFPCLEKLYVKGSISGRREKNLWRRKHRHLIQCFDSHIKTLVLENYEGIKSHVSFASFFLLNARELEFMRLEVAQKNCNEEFFAEQRVKLQVEGRACRGARLDFALNRCHCRIIHIDHVHDLTIADPFECTC, from the exons ATGGCAGCACCGAAGCTGGAGACGTTAGGCTCCCTTTCTAATTGGCCTTCCAAACTCTCCAGGTCCAGACACGTGTTTGGATCCACGGTTTTTCAG GGGTTGGACCTCGTTAGCTTCACGTCGGCGGTGCGCGGTGTCAAGATCTTATCAGTAGATTTGTTGATTGGTAATCTAGATATGGTCATTGGCTTGATGAAATGCTTCCCATGTTTGGAGAAGTTGTACGTAAAG GGCAGTATATCAGGAAGAAGGGAAAAGAATCTGTGGCGCCGTAAGCATAGGCACCTTATCCAATGCTTTGACAGCCATATCAAGACACTAGTCTTGGAGAACTACGAGGGCATCAAGTCACACGTTAGCTTTGCCTCATTCTTCCTACTGAACGCGAGAGAGTTGGAGTTCATGAGACTTGAGGTTGCACAGAAAAACTGCAATGAGGAGTTCTTCGCTGAGCAGCGTGTAAAGCTTCAGGTGGAGGGAAGGGCTTGCAGAGGCGCTCGGTTAGATTTTGCATTAAATAGATGTCATTGCCGTATTATACACATCGATCATGTTCATGATTTAACCATAGCCGATCCCTTTGAATGTACATGCTGA